Proteins encoded in a region of the Synechococcus sp. BIOS-U3-1 genome:
- a CDS encoding TIGR04168 family protein — MAGDLHGDWGKGDVDLIERLQPDALLFVGDLSDGDLRLVKSITQLSLPVAVLLGNHDRGRDRSGDLLQQQITMLGDRHCPWKLRAWSQPALAVVGARPCSAGGGFHLSQAVQAVFGPITETQSADWIVDAAKQAPEHWPLVVLAHSGPTGLGSSADSPCGRDWKQPHIDWGDRDLAIALDRMQRIRPADLVVFGHMHHQLRGQRGERITFHRDRRGTCFVNAACVPRVGVDESGQPLHHLTWVEFTGTEPSLVSHRWYRPSGELTYEQTLLRSATTEQTPC, encoded by the coding sequence ATTGCCGGAGACCTCCATGGTGACTGGGGTAAAGGGGATGTGGATCTGATTGAGCGACTGCAACCGGATGCACTCCTGTTTGTGGGAGATCTCAGTGATGGAGACCTCCGTTTGGTCAAGAGCATCACCCAGCTGTCGCTGCCTGTGGCCGTCCTGCTTGGAAATCATGACCGTGGACGCGACAGAAGCGGTGATCTGTTGCAACAGCAGATCACGATGCTGGGGGATCGCCACTGCCCCTGGAAATTACGGGCATGGAGCCAGCCAGCGCTGGCGGTCGTTGGTGCCCGACCATGCAGTGCAGGAGGTGGGTTTCACCTCTCACAGGCGGTCCAAGCGGTGTTCGGCCCCATCACAGAAACACAGTCGGCCGATTGGATCGTCGATGCGGCCAAGCAGGCCCCCGAACACTGGCCATTGGTTGTGCTGGCTCATTCCGGTCCGACGGGCCTGGGTTCTTCTGCGGACAGCCCCTGTGGTCGTGATTGGAAGCAGCCACATATCGACTGGGGTGATCGGGATCTGGCCATCGCACTGGATCGTATGCAGCGAATCCGTCCGGCTGATCTCGTGGTGTTTGGCCACATGCACCATCAACTCAGGGGACAACGTGGTGAACGAATCACGTTTCACCGGGATCGCCGAGGTACATGCTTTGTGAATGCAGCATGCGTGCCAAGAGTTGGTGTAGACGAGTCAGGTCAGCCGCTGCATCACCTCACTTGGGTCGAATTCACAGGTACTGAACCATCGTTGGTCAGTCACCGTTGGTATCGCCCCAGTGGCGAACTGACGTATGAGCAGACTTTGCTTCGTTCTGCCACGACAGAACAGACGCCATGCTGA